From one Burkholderia latens genomic stretch:
- a CDS encoding aldehyde dehydrogenase (NADP(+)), whose amino-acid sequence MQLTGQLLIGQSAITGQNGTLHAIAAATGEPLEPAFGGATMHDLETACALADEAFDTYRETSPEQRAAFLDAIGRNILALGDDLIERCVTETGLPRARIEGERGRTVGQLALFASLVRDGGYVDARIDPARPDRKPLPRVDLRLRNVAIGPVAVFGASNFPLAFSVAGGDTASALAAGCPVIVKAHSAHPGTSELVGRAIQQAVRECGLPAGVFSLLFDTSRDIGRALVADPRIKAVGFTGSRRGGVALMNIAAARHEPIPVYAEMSSINPVLLFPAALDARHDTIAPQFVASLSLGAGQFCTNPGLVLAVDGPALRAFETAAAAAVRATAAQTMLTPHIHAGYAQGVATLRAHDAVELLAEGVEGGRYQARAALFATSADAFVAHPELRDEVFGPASLIVRCPDADTLHRVLKSLEGQLTIAAHLADGDAALFAALRPTLERKAGRILVNGFGTGVEVGHAMVHGGPFPATSDTRTTSVGARAIERFLRPVSYQDVPDALLPEAIRNGNPLNVPQRIDGVPAPRETRDV is encoded by the coding sequence ATGCAACTCACAGGTCAGCTCCTGATCGGCCAGTCGGCCATTACCGGCCAGAACGGCACCCTGCACGCGATCGCCGCCGCGACCGGCGAGCCGCTCGAGCCCGCGTTCGGCGGCGCGACCATGCACGACCTGGAGACAGCCTGCGCGCTCGCCGACGAAGCCTTCGACACGTATCGCGAGACGAGCCCCGAGCAACGCGCGGCGTTTCTCGACGCGATCGGCCGCAACATCCTGGCGCTCGGCGACGACCTGATCGAGCGCTGCGTGACCGAAACGGGCCTGCCGCGCGCGCGCATCGAAGGCGAACGCGGCCGCACGGTCGGCCAACTCGCGCTGTTCGCGTCGCTCGTGCGCGACGGCGGCTACGTCGACGCACGCATCGATCCGGCCCGCCCGGACCGCAAGCCGCTGCCGCGCGTCGACCTGCGCTTGCGCAACGTCGCGATCGGTCCGGTCGCCGTGTTCGGCGCGTCGAACTTCCCGCTCGCGTTCTCGGTTGCTGGCGGCGACACCGCGTCGGCACTCGCGGCCGGCTGCCCGGTGATCGTCAAGGCGCATTCCGCGCATCCCGGCACTTCCGAGCTCGTCGGCCGCGCGATCCAGCAGGCCGTGCGCGAATGCGGGCTGCCGGCCGGCGTGTTCTCGCTGCTGTTCGACACGTCGCGCGACATCGGCCGGGCGCTCGTCGCGGATCCGCGCATCAAGGCGGTCGGCTTCACCGGCTCGCGCCGTGGCGGCGTCGCGCTGATGAACATCGCGGCCGCGCGCCACGAGCCGATTCCCGTCTATGCCGAAATGAGCTCGATCAACCCTGTGCTGCTGTTCCCGGCCGCGCTCGACGCGCGCCACGACACGATCGCGCCGCAGTTCGTCGCGTCGCTGTCGCTCGGCGCCGGCCAGTTCTGCACGAACCCTGGCCTCGTACTGGCCGTCGACGGCCCCGCGCTGCGCGCGTTCGAAACCGCGGCGGCCGCCGCCGTGCGAGCAACCGCCGCGCAAACGATGCTCACGCCGCACATTCATGCGGGTTATGCGCAAGGCGTGGCAACGCTGCGCGCACACGACGCGGTCGAACTGCTCGCCGAAGGCGTCGAAGGCGGCCGCTATCAGGCGCGCGCGGCCCTGTTCGCGACGTCGGCCGATGCGTTCGTCGCGCACCCCGAACTGCGCGACGAAGTGTTCGGCCCGGCGTCGCTGATCGTGCGCTGCCCGGATGCCGACACGCTGCATCGCGTGCTGAAATCGCTCGAAGGCCAGTTGACGATCGCCGCGCATCTCGCCGATGGCGACGCGGCGCTGTTCGCCGCGCTGCGCCCGACGCTCGAGCGCAAGGCCGGCCGGATTCTCGTCAACGGCTTCGGCACCGGTGTCGAGGTCGGTCACGCGATGGTGCACGGTGGCCCGTTCCCGGCCACGTCGGACACGCGCACGACGTCGGTCGGTGCGCGGGCGATCGAGCGTTTCCTGCGCCCGGTGTCGTACCAGGACGTGCCCGATGCGCTGCTGCCGGAAGCGATCCGCAACGGCAACCCGCTGAACGTGCCGCAACGCATCGACGGCGTGCCGGCGCCGCGGGAAACGCGCGATGTCTGA
- the ilvD gene encoding dihydroxy-acid dehydratase, with protein MPTYRSKTSTAGRNMAGARSLWRATGMKDDDFSKPIIAVVNSFTQFVPGHVHLKDLGQLVAREIEAAGGVAKEFNTIAVDDGIAMGHDGMLYSLPSRDIIADSVEYMVNAHCADAMVCISNCDKITPGMLMAAMRLNIPVIFVSGGPMEAGKTRLANPVTKAIELKKLDLVDAMVIAADQSYSDADVAEVERSACPTCGSCSGMFTANSMNCLTEALGLSLPGNGTVVATHADREQLFKRAGRRIVELTRQYYEQDDMRVLPRSVGFKAFENAMTLDIAMGGSTNTILHLLAIAQEAGIDFTMKDIDRLSRSVPQLCKVAPNTKKYHIEDVHRAGGIMAILGELDRAGKLHTDVPTVHAPTLKDALDQWDIVRTEDEAVRTFYLAGPAGIPTQVAFSQNTRWPSLDLDRAEGCIRSYEHAFSKEGGLAVLTGNIALDGCVVKTAGVDESILVFEGSAHVTESQDEAVENILNDKVKAGDVVIVRYEGPKGGPGMQEMLYPTSYIKSKGLGKACALLTDGRFSGGTSGLSIGHCSPEAAAGGAIGLVRDGDKIRIDIPNRTINVLVSDEELARRREEQNAKGWKPAQPRPRKVSAALKAYAKLVMSADKGAVRDLSLLDD; from the coding sequence ATGCCCACATACCGTTCCAAAACCTCCACCGCCGGCCGCAACATGGCAGGTGCACGCTCGCTGTGGCGCGCCACCGGCATGAAAGACGACGATTTTTCGAAGCCGATCATCGCCGTCGTCAACTCGTTCACGCAGTTCGTGCCCGGGCACGTGCACCTGAAGGATCTCGGCCAGCTCGTCGCGCGCGAGATCGAAGCCGCGGGCGGCGTCGCGAAGGAATTCAATACGATCGCCGTCGACGACGGCATCGCGATGGGTCACGACGGCATGCTGTATTCGCTGCCGAGCCGCGACATCATCGCCGACTCGGTCGAGTACATGGTGAACGCGCACTGCGCGGATGCGATGGTGTGCATCTCGAACTGCGACAAGATCACGCCGGGGATGCTGATGGCCGCGATGCGCCTGAACATTCCGGTGATCTTCGTATCGGGCGGCCCGATGGAAGCCGGCAAGACGCGCCTCGCAAACCCGGTCACCAAGGCCATCGAACTGAAGAAGCTCGATCTCGTCGACGCGATGGTAATCGCAGCCGACCAGTCGTATTCGGATGCGGACGTCGCCGAAGTCGAACGCTCCGCATGCCCGACCTGCGGTTCGTGCTCGGGCATGTTCACCGCGAACTCGATGAACTGCCTGACCGAAGCGCTCGGCCTGTCGCTGCCCGGTAACGGCACGGTCGTCGCGACGCATGCCGATCGCGAGCAACTGTTCAAGCGCGCCGGCCGCCGCATCGTCGAACTCACCCGCCAGTACTACGAGCAGGACGACATGCGCGTGCTGCCGCGCTCGGTCGGTTTCAAGGCGTTCGAGAACGCGATGACGCTCGACATCGCGATGGGCGGTTCGACCAACACGATCCTGCACCTGCTCGCGATCGCTCAGGAAGCCGGCATCGACTTCACGATGAAGGACATCGATCGCCTGTCGCGCAGCGTGCCGCAGCTGTGCAAGGTCGCGCCGAACACGAAAAAGTACCACATCGAGGACGTGCACCGCGCAGGCGGCATCATGGCGATCCTCGGCGAGCTCGACCGCGCCGGCAAGCTGCACACCGACGTGCCGACCGTGCACGCGCCGACGCTGAAGGATGCGCTCGACCAGTGGGACATCGTGCGCACTGAAGACGAAGCGGTCCGCACGTTCTATCTGGCCGGCCCGGCCGGAATCCCGACGCAGGTCGCGTTCAGCCAGAATACGCGCTGGCCGAGCCTCGATCTCGATCGCGCCGAAGGCTGCATCCGCTCGTACGAGCACGCATTCTCGAAGGAAGGCGGCCTCGCGGTGCTGACGGGCAACATCGCGCTGGACGGCTGCGTCGTGAAGACGGCCGGCGTCGATGAAAGCATCCTCGTGTTCGAAGGCTCCGCGCACGTGACCGAGTCGCAGGACGAAGCGGTCGAAAACATCCTGAACGACAAGGTCAAGGCCGGCGACGTGGTGATCGTGCGCTACGAAGGCCCGAAGGGTGGCCCCGGCATGCAGGAAATGCTGTATCCGACGAGCTACATCAAGTCGAAGGGCCTGGGCAAGGCATGCGCGCTGCTGACGGACGGCCGCTTCTCGGGCGGCACGTCGGGGCTGTCGATCGGCCACTGCTCGCCGGAAGCGGCGGCGGGCGGCGCGATCGGCCTCGTGCGTGACGGCGACAAGATCCGCATCGACATCCCGAACCGCACGATCAACGTGCTGGTGTCGGACGAGGAACTCGCGCGCCGCCGCGAAGAGCAGAACGCGAAGGGCTGGAAGCCGGCGCAACCGCGTCCGCGCAAGGTGTCAGCCGCGCTGAAGGCATATGCGAAGCTGGTGATGTCGGCCGACAAGGGCGCCGTGCGCGACCTGTCGCTGCTCGACGACTGA
- a CDS encoding Ldh family oxidoreductase, with protein MSEPLAEVALSLDEVDALALRVLTHHGMSDAHARAIARVITQGQRDECHSHGVYRLLVCVRSLKKGKVDPQAVPTLRRLSSSIVAVDAHRGFSLLSFETGLPVLVEMAKQHGIAAMTINHCYHFSALWPEVEAIAAEGLAGIAMNPSHSWVAPEGGREPVFGTNPIAFAWPRPGDVPFVFDFATSAIARGDIELHAKLGKPIPPHWAIDADGHPTTDPKAALQGAMRTFGGHKGSALAAMVELLGGALIGDMTSQESMDFDEGVGATPCHGELVIAFDPKVFLGDELDAGLARGERMFASITGQGARLPSQRRFDARARSIANGVRIPKPLYDEILALLD; from the coding sequence ATGTCTGAGCCGCTCGCCGAAGTCGCGCTGTCGCTCGATGAGGTCGATGCACTCGCGCTGCGGGTGCTGACCCACCACGGGATGTCGGATGCGCACGCGCGGGCGATCGCGCGCGTGATCACGCAGGGTCAGCGCGACGAATGTCATTCGCACGGGGTTTACCGGCTGCTCGTGTGCGTTCGTTCGCTGAAGAAGGGCAAGGTCGACCCGCAGGCCGTGCCGACGCTGCGCAGGCTGTCGTCGTCGATCGTCGCGGTCGACGCGCATCGCGGCTTCTCGCTGCTGAGCTTCGAAACCGGCCTGCCGGTGCTCGTCGAGATGGCGAAGCAGCACGGCATCGCCGCGATGACGATCAACCATTGCTATCACTTCTCGGCGCTGTGGCCGGAAGTCGAAGCGATCGCTGCCGAGGGGCTCGCCGGTATCGCGATGAACCCGAGCCACAGCTGGGTCGCGCCGGAAGGCGGGCGCGAACCGGTGTTCGGCACCAACCCGATCGCGTTCGCGTGGCCACGCCCGGGCGACGTGCCGTTCGTGTTCGACTTCGCGACGAGCGCGATCGCGCGCGGCGACATCGAACTGCACGCGAAACTGGGCAAACCGATCCCGCCGCACTGGGCGATCGACGCAGACGGCCACCCGACCACCGATCCGAAAGCGGCATTGCAGGGCGCGATGCGCACCTTTGGCGGACACAAGGGATCGGCGCTCGCGGCGATGGTCGAGCTCCTGGGCGGCGCGCTGATCGGCGACATGACGAGCCAGGAGTCGATGGACTTCGACGAAGGCGTCGGCGCGACGCCGTGCCACGGCGAACTCGTGATCGCGTTCGACCCGAAGGTGTTCCTCGGCGACGAACTTGACGCCGGCCTCGCGCGCGGCGAGCGGATGTTCGCGTCGATCACCGGGCAAGGGGCACGGCTGCCGTCGCAGCGACGCTTCGATGCGCGCGCGCGCAGCATCGCGAACGGCGTGCGCATTCCGAAGCCGTTGTACGACGAAATCCTGGCGCTGCTCGACTGA
- a CDS encoding APC family permease, with the protein MPGQGNTHPSVPLSRSVSADGGHGTFKKQLSLTDLTFIGLGAIFGSGWLFAASHVSTIAGPAGIFSWLLGGFAVLLLGIVYCELGAALPRAGGVVRYPVFSHGPLLGYLMGFITLIAFSSLIAIEVVAARQYAAAWFPGLTKTGSSDPTAIGWLVQAALLCFFFYLNYSSVKTFAKANNIISIFKFIVPLAVIAVLFTFFKPANLTVHGFAPFGMPGIEMAVSAGGIIFAYLGLTPIVSVASEVRNPQRTIPIALILSILLSTLIYVLLQLAFLGSIPTDMLAAGWHDVSKAFSLPYRDIALALGVGWLAVMVVADAMISPSGCGNIYMNATPRVVYGWAKTGTFFKVFTRVDEASGIPRAGLWLTFGLAIFWTMPFPSWEALINIVSAALVLSYAVAPVSVAALRRTAPDLPRPFRAVAFGITGPASFVIAALIVYWSGWSTVSWLLGLQITMFVIYLACRRWVPTAHLSLAEQVRSSAWLIAFYAAMIVLSYFGGFGGTGQLAHPYDTVVVAAVALAIYYWGANTGIRSDKLQLEDDEG; encoded by the coding sequence ATGCCAGGCCAAGGCAACACCCACCCGTCCGTCCCGCTTTCCCGTTCCGTGTCCGCCGACGGCGGGCACGGCACATTCAAGAAACAACTGTCGCTGACCGATCTCACGTTCATCGGCCTCGGTGCGATCTTCGGTTCGGGCTGGCTGTTCGCCGCGAGTCACGTATCGACGATCGCCGGCCCTGCCGGCATCTTCTCGTGGCTGCTCGGCGGCTTCGCGGTGCTGCTGCTCGGCATCGTCTACTGCGAACTCGGCGCCGCGCTGCCGCGCGCGGGCGGCGTGGTGCGCTACCCGGTGTTCTCGCACGGCCCGCTGCTCGGCTACCTGATGGGCTTTATCACGCTGATCGCGTTTTCGAGCCTGATCGCGATCGAAGTGGTGGCTGCGCGGCAATACGCGGCAGCATGGTTTCCGGGGCTGACCAAAACCGGATCGAGCGACCCGACGGCGATCGGCTGGCTCGTGCAGGCCGCGCTGCTGTGCTTCTTCTTTTACCTGAACTATTCGAGCGTGAAGACGTTCGCGAAGGCGAACAACATCATCAGCATCTTCAAGTTCATCGTGCCGCTGGCCGTGATCGCGGTGCTGTTCACGTTCTTCAAGCCGGCGAACCTGACCGTGCACGGCTTCGCGCCGTTCGGCATGCCGGGCATCGAGATGGCCGTATCGGCCGGTGGCATCATCTTCGCGTATCTCGGCCTCACACCGATCGTGTCGGTCGCGAGCGAAGTGCGCAATCCGCAGCGCACGATCCCGATCGCGCTGATCCTGTCGATCCTGCTGTCCACGCTGATCTACGTGCTGCTGCAGCTCGCGTTCCTCGGCAGCATTCCAACCGACATGCTGGCCGCCGGCTGGCACGACGTCAGCAAGGCGTTCTCGCTCCCGTACCGCGACATCGCGCTCGCGCTCGGTGTCGGCTGGCTCGCGGTGATGGTCGTGGCCGACGCGATGATCTCGCCGAGCGGCTGCGGCAACATCTACATGAACGCGACGCCGCGCGTCGTCTACGGCTGGGCGAAAACGGGCACGTTCTTCAAGGTGTTCACGCGCGTCGACGAAGCGTCGGGCATCCCGCGCGCGGGCCTGTGGCTCACGTTCGGCCTCGCGATCTTCTGGACGATGCCGTTCCCGTCGTGGGAAGCGCTGATCAACATCGTGTCGGCGGCGCTCGTGTTGAGCTATGCGGTCGCGCCCGTGTCGGTCGCCGCGCTGCGCCGCACCGCGCCCGACCTGCCGCGGCCGTTCCGCGCGGTCGCGTTCGGCATCACCGGCCCCGCGTCGTTCGTGATCGCCGCGCTGATCGTCTACTGGTCGGGATGGAGCACGGTGTCTTGGCTCCTCGGCTTGCAGATCACGATGTTCGTGATCTATCTCGCATGCCGCCGCTGGGTGCCGACCGCGCACCTGAGCCTCGCCGAACAAGTGCGTTCGTCCGCGTGGCTGATCGCGTTCTACGCGGCGATGATCGTGCTGTCCTACTTCGGCGGCTTCGGCGGCACCGGCCAGCTCGCGCATCCGTACGACACGGTCGTCGTCGCGGCCGTCGCGCTCGCGATCTACTACTGGGGCGCCAACACCGGCATCCGTTCGGACAAGCTGCAGCTCGAAGACGACGAAGGCTGA
- a CDS encoding SH3 domain-containing protein yields the protein MSNTIIRSVCVVLFGMAALPGVADAQRSAYTNSAADLYAGPAPDYPVVAEIPPGTALDVFGCLSDYSWCDVALPGVRGWIDAEQLDYPYQGSYVPLLEYGAIVGVPVTGFAIGAYWDRYYRNRPWFHDRDRWERRAEPRIGPGGMPPAYGHPQPGGQVPRTPGGAPPAQHDARPSATRGGWNGSNRMPAPQAAPAAPAPAPTPGAGGNVRAPAAVAHPAPPQGAAPRMAPPQGNPGGGYGGRSQGGGNNDGGRGGVRSDDYRR from the coding sequence ATGAGCAATACCATCATCCGAAGTGTGTGCGTCGTGCTGTTCGGCATGGCCGCGTTGCCTGGCGTCGCCGACGCGCAGCGCAGCGCTTATACGAACTCGGCGGCCGACCTGTATGCGGGGCCCGCGCCCGACTATCCGGTCGTTGCGGAAATTCCACCGGGCACCGCGCTCGACGTGTTCGGCTGCCTGAGCGACTACTCGTGGTGCGACGTCGCGCTGCCGGGTGTGCGCGGCTGGATCGACGCGGAGCAACTCGACTATCCGTACCAGGGCAGCTACGTGCCGCTGCTCGAATACGGCGCGATCGTCGGCGTGCCGGTGACCGGGTTCGCGATCGGCGCGTACTGGGACCGCTATTACCGCAACCGGCCGTGGTTCCACGATCGCGACCGCTGGGAGCGGCGCGCGGAGCCGCGCATCGGCCCCGGCGGCATGCCGCCCGCATACGGACATCCGCAACCTGGCGGCCAGGTACCGCGCACGCCGGGCGGGGCGCCGCCCGCGCAGCATGACGCGCGGCCGTCGGCCACGCGCGGCGGGTGGAACGGCTCGAATCGCATGCCGGCCCCGCAAGCCGCACCTGCCGCGCCGGCTCCCGCGCCGACGCCCGGAGCGGGCGGCAATGTACGGGCGCCGGCGGCGGTCGCGCATCCCGCGCCCCCACAGGGCGCCGCGCCGCGGATGGCGCCGCCGCAGGGCAATCCTGGCGGCGGTTACGGTGGCAGGTCGCAAGGGGGCGGCAACAACGATGGCGGCCGTGGCGGCGTCCGCAGCGACGACTACCGCCGTTGA